In Enoplosus armatus isolate fEnoArm2 chromosome 2, fEnoArm2.hap1, whole genome shotgun sequence, one DNA window encodes the following:
- the acsl1a gene encoding long-chain-fatty-acid--CoA ligase 1a, with amino-acid sequence MQAQEVLRQLRIPELDDLRQYLRGLPTNALMGMGAFAAITTYWFATRPKALTPPCDLGLQSVEIPGGERARRSVLNNSDEQMTHYYDDARTIYEVFQRGLRVSNDGPCLGSRKPNQPYEWQSYREVESRAEHIGSALLHRGHSLTGDKYIGIFSQNRPEWTISELACYTYSMVAVPLYDTLGTEAIGYIIDKASISTVICDVPEKAGMILDCVSGKGRTVKTIVLMEAFDSDLVTRGQECGIEILSLKELEALGEANHQKPVPPKPEDLALICFTSGTTGNPKGAMLTHGNIISNTAAFIRITEVHCMLDLHDIHVSYLPLAHMFERVVQGVILIHGARIGYFQGDIRLLMDDLKMLQPTVFPVVPRLLNRMFDKVFSQANTPLKRWLLDMAFRRKEAELKSGVVRTDSMWDKLIFKKVQASLGGRVRLMITGAAPVSPTILTFLRAALGCQFYEGYGQTECTAGCSMSMPGDWMAGHVGPPLPCNAIKLVDVAEMNYLAANGEGEVCVKGPNVFQGYLKDPEKTTEAIDEDGWLHTGDIGKWLPNGTLKITDRKKHIFKLAQGEYIAPEKIETVYNLSDPVAQIFVHGESLQACLVAIVVPDPDFLPIWIKKKGIEGSYSELCNNTDVKSAILGDILRLGKEAGLKSFEQVKDITLHHEMFSVQNGLLTPTLKAKRADLRSRFREQIDEMYARINM; translated from the exons ATGCAGGCTCAGGAAGTCCTGAGACAGCTGCGGATTCCCGAGCTGGATGATCTTCGGCAGTACCTCCGCGGCTTGCCCACCAATGCACTCATGGGCATGGGTGCCTTTGCTGCCATCACCACCTACTGGTTTGCCACACGGCCGAAAGCCCTCACACCACCCTGTGACCTCGGCCTGCAGTCAGTGGAAATACCA GGCGGAGAACGAGCAAGGAGGTCAGTGCTGAACAACAGTGACGAGCAAATGACGCACTACTACGACGATGCACGCACGATATATGAGGTGTTCCAACGAGGGCTCAGAGTATCAA ATGATGGACCTTGTTTAGGATCGAGGAAACCAAACCAGCCGTACGAGTGGCAGTCTTATAGAGAG GTGGAAAGCAGAGCGGAGCACATCGGTTCTGCTCTCCTTCACAGAGGACACTCTCTCACGGGAGACAAGTACATTGGCATCTTTTCCCAGAACAGGCCAGAG TGGACCATATCAGAGCTGGCCTGTTACACATACTCCATGGTGGCAGTCCCACTGTACGACACACTCGGCACAGAGGCCATCGGCTATATTATCGACAAAG CTTCCATCTCAACAGTGATCTGTGATGTACCCGAAAAGGCTGGGATGATCCTGGACTGTGTCAGCGGAAAAGGGCGAACGGTGAAGACGATCGTGCTCATGGAGGCGTTTGACAGCGACCTGGTGACCCGTGGACAGGAGTGTGGCATTGAGATTCTGAGTTTGAAGGAGCTTGAG gccTTGGGTGAAGCCAACCACCAGAAACCAGTT CCCCCTAAACCAGAGGACCTCGCACTTATCTGCTTTACATCTGGAACCACAG GAAACCCAAAAGGTGCAATGCTTACTCACGGAAATATAATCTCCAACACTGCAGCTTTCATTAGAATAACAGag GTACACTGCATGCTGGACCTCcatgacattcatgtttcctaTCTCCCCCTAGCTCACATGTTTGAGAGGGTTGTACAG GGTGTCATCCTCATCCATGGGGCTCGAATCGGCTATTTCCAAGGGGACATCCGACTTTTGATGGACGATTTGAAAATGCTGCAGCCAACAGTCTTCCCTGTGGTCCCACGTCTCCTCAACCGCATGTTTGATAAG GTGTTCAGTCAAGCCAACACGCCGCTGAAGAGATGGCTGCTCGATATGGCTTTCAGAAGGAAGGAGGCCGAGCTTAAAAGTGGTGTGGTCAGAACGGACAGCATGTGGGACAAACTCATCTTCAAAAAAGTACAG GCGAGCCTGGGCGGCCGAGTCAGACTCATGATTACAGGAGCAGCTCCGGTCTCTCCAACCATCCTGACGTTCCTACGAGCTGCACTGGGCTGTCAG TTTTATGAAGGCTACGGGCAGACCGAATGTACAGCAGGGTGCTCCATGTCAATGCCCGGGGACTGGATGGCAG GTCACGTCGGGCCTCCTCTGCCCTGCAATGCTATCAAACTGGTGGATGTGGCAGAAATGAATTACCTGGCAGCCaacggagagggagag GTGTGTGTCAAAGGACCAAATGTATTCCAGGGATACCTGAAAGATCCTGAGAAAACCACAGAAGCCATCGACGAGGATGGATGGCTGCACACAGGAGACATCGGGAAATGGCTTCCT AACGGCACTCTGAAGATCACTGACCGAAAGAAGCACATTTTCAAGCTGGCACAAGGAGAATACATCGCCCCTGAGAAAATAGAGACCGTCTACAATCTCAGTGATCCAGTGGCCCAGATATTTGTTCACGGCGAAAGCTTACAG GCATGCCTGGTGGCAATAGTGGTACCTGATCCTGACTTTTTACCTATTTGGATCAAGAAAAAAGGGATTGAAGGATCCTACTCTGAGCTGTGCAATAACACG GATGTGAAGAGCGCCATTCTGGGGGACATCCTGAGGTTGGGCAAAGAAGCAGGACTCAAGTCTTTTGAGCAG gtcAAAGATATCACATTACATCACGAGATGTTTTCTGTCCAGAACGGCCTGCTGACACCCACCCTGAAGGCCAAGAGGGCGGACCTCCGGAGCCGCTTCAGAGAGCAAATTGATGAAATGTATGCCAGAATTAATATGTAA
- the primpol gene encoding DNA-directed primase/polymerase protein encodes MRKWGDRLKKVEQLAQSFQLNPLASPYKPRLWPCQPSSIWKLFPRQIMAISFAQSCKEAVHVFALEKEKTLLGERIYLVTSYSELWHYYRTYTQSLMHCYEVIPEGAVCKLYFDLEFHKPSNKGADGKTMVSSLIQYVCDKLMDVYGIECSANNVLNLDSSTEQKFSQHLIFNLQNAAFKDNIHVGRFIHAILQPVLSTPNIGSYLNVGMNSVTENSETRRRHAVSEGKPAKAGEVAESPQTKRRKQEERDLRFLQVKNKDGQDCLFVDLGVYTKNRNFRLYKSSKVGKNAAFKVADSNKFIAKPVKGISEEESVFLASLICNVSFTGQRILTWDVPETKESKTSRPFGQQGSATNPDLLSGCLSSPHQEVDNFVLTVVKKDGAHGSIRRWNYFAAEQLLVYDIAKYRWCENVERFHKSNNIMIVVDLKEEVWYQKCHDPECKNFRSSSCPLPQEICVRYIMTLDEEDQAYLMDDAGNIEPRQAPNQAPKSTACPEEESADAWGDGQDDQDYLESLDDFEQNNGDISDQLLLKCMADFDSK; translated from the exons ATGAGGAAGTGGGGAGACCGACTGAAGAAGGTTGAGCAGCTCGCTCAGTCGTTCCAGCTGAATCCTCTGGCCTCACCCTACAAACCTCGTCTGTGGCCGTGCCAGCCTTCCTCCATCTGGAAGCTCTTCCCTCGTCAAATTATGGCGATCAGCTTCGCTCAGAGCTGCAAAGAG GCTGTCCATGTTTTTGctctggagaaagaaaagacactCCTGGGTGAAAGGATCTACCTGGTTACCAGTTACAGTGAGCTGTGGCATTACTACAG GACGTACACACAGTCCTTGATGCACTGCTATGAGGTGATACCAGAGGGCGCTGTTTGCAAGCTTTACTTTGACTTGGAGTTCCACAAACCCTCGAACaaaggggctgatgggaaaacTATGGTGTCTTCACTTATCCAG TATGTTTGTGACAAGCTAATGGACGTTTATGGGATTGAGTGCTCCGCAAACAATGTCCTCAATCTTGACTCCAGCACAGAACAGAAGTTCAGTCAACATCTCATCTTCAATCTCCAAAATGCAGCTTTCAAAGACAACATACATGTGG gtaggTTTATCCATGCAATTCTTCAACCAGTCCTGAGCACACCCAATATTGGAAGTTACCTGAATGTTGGGATGAattcagtgacagaaaacagtgaaacacg AAGAAGACATGCTGTTTCTGAGGGGAAGCCAGCAAAGGCAGGTGAGGTGGCTGAGAGTCCACAGACCAAGAGGCGcaagcaggaagagagagacctCAGGTTCCTCCAGGTGAAAAACAAGGATGGCCAAGACTGTCTCTTTGTCGATCTTG GTGTTTACACCAAGAACAGAAATTTCCGCCTTTACAAGTCATCAAAAGTGGGAAAGAACGCTGCGTTCAAGGTGGCAGACAGCAACAAGTTTATTGCCAAACCTGTGAAGGGAATTTCAGAGGAGGAAAGTGTATTCTTGGCTTCCTTAATCTGTAATGTGAG TTTCACAGGTCAGAGAATTCTTACGTGGGACGTCCCGGAAACGAAGGAATCCAAAACCTCAAGGCCTTTTGGCCAGCAGGGATCAGCCACAAATCCAG ACTTGCTTTCTGGCTGCCTGTCATCCCCTCATCAAGAAGTGGACAACTTTGTATTAACTGTGGTTAAAAAGGATGGTGCACATGGAA GCATCAGACGATGGAACTACTTTGCTGCTGAGCAACTGCTCGTCTACGACATCGCAAAATACCGCTGGTGTGAAAATGTGGAAAGGTTCCATAAAAGCAACAACATCAT GATTGTTGTGGATCTCAAAGAGGAAGTGTGGTACCAGAAGTGTCACGATCCTGAATGCAAGAACTTCAGGTCCTCAA GTTGCCCACTGCCACAGGAGATCTGTGTCCGCTACATCATGACACTG GATGAAGAAGACCAGGCTTACTTAATGGACGATGCTGGCAACATTGAACCCAGGCAGGCACCAAACCAGGCCCCAAAGAGCACAGCCTGTCCAGAGGAGGAATCTGCTGATGCGTGGGGAGACGGACAGGATGACCAAGACTATTTAGAAAGCCTGGACGACTTTGAACAAAACAACGGGGATATCTCCGATCAGCTTCTGCTCAAATGTATGGCAGACTTTGATTCCAAGTAG